TAGTTACAGGTTATAATATAGCTGATGCTTTTCGCAGACCCAGCATGATCCTGTCATCTTAGTATTTATGTATATGCCCTAACTGCTTTCAGAAGGGTGTCAAATGCATGCCCCTGGGGCACTATCTGATTAAGTCAAAGAGCTGCTGTGCTACCTACAAGTATATGTATCACAGTTTTAGAATACTAGAATCATCAGAAATAATAACTTCAAAATAGAGCAACCCCTTGGGaggaataaagaaaagaaaaagcagacaGATACACTCCTATAAGAAAGGCAACTGCATAACTAGTTTGCTTGCAGTTCCTGGTCTATTATGCATGTATATGGCAAGCAATCTTAAAAACCAAGACCTTGCTTAAGGCCCCTCTAAAAATCTCTGGTAGGTATCTGGTGTCATTGCAGTGGAATTTTCCAGAGTAACTACTACGAttgaaatgttatatttttgctAGTATACTGCTGTAACGGCTGGTATGGAGACAATACATAGAAAtattatgtgttcatttcagtattCGCTTCAGTCATGCTATACTCAATATCCTATAGACGAATCAGTTTGACGACATAACGTGCATGATTAAGGTATCTGCATACATATAAACCAATTAACAATTTAAATGAACTGTTACGTTGTTTGCGTGGGCTAAAACAGCGTCATAAGGGAACAGAtgattgttaaaataaatacataaataaaaatgaataaaaaataaaaataaaaataaaaaaagttctCACTCATACCTTTTAACCGCCGTTGGAAGCCCTTCGATATGCGATAGCATTCCAGCCAAATTCGGGAAGGAATTCTTGGAGATTCCGGGCACCGGCCAGCCCTCCCTCTCCGGCCGCACGTCTGCTTGTTCGCTGGACGATGCAGTGTACCTGGCAGCATAGCGACGAAAAGGCAATCTGATATCTCCATCTGACATCAGCTCCACCAGAGAGCACTCGACGCCAGAAGTGGCCTCTCACTATAAAGAGAATTGCCTCCCGGTCGAGCTAAGCAACGCTCGGTGCGCCACTCTCGCCCAAAAGTCGCAACATTGCCGCTTCCCGATATTACTTCACCGTCGGACATTGGAGAGCGCAGTTTTTAACAGGGAAAGACCGTCTCACTCTATTTCGCGAAGGCACACGATCGGTGACACGGTTAAGTGATGCTGTCATCGACCTTTGCCACTTTCCCTTCTCACTTACCAAGGGCTGTTAGTAAAATTAAACAAGGGGGACAATTAGTAGTAATTACCCGGTTCTACATACTTTGGCATGCAAAAGTGCCACTCACGAAAATGTGGTGTAAGATTGGGGCGGAGATGGGAGTAAGCGCCGGGGCACTGACCTGTTGTTGGGGGCAGCGGTGACGCAGCGCAGCACCAGGGATAGCGCTAGGAGGAGAGCTGGCAGCTTGTGATTGCGCATCGTTCAACGCGGCTTCTCTACAGGAGCTGTTACAAAAGTTGAACATTCCATTAGCATTTCTCGTTAAACCGAACAGAAGCCGTATTGATATGGAATTCcatctgcatgtctgcatgctGCATATGAATAGAACTAACATTCCCGAATGTATGCATCTATACGTAAAGAAAATTCTGAGCAgttaaatataatgtattttttcgTAGATCTTACTGGGGGAGGCACACGTTTGACTTTTTAACCACATCTGTATTGAAATATTATGTGTGGATCTTTACGAACACtgttatttaaacatttcagtcCGCAAAAGTGTCATAGCAATGAATCagatataattaaaatataaattgtgatgattaaatcataaaatgaaaacatgcatattaacactaatgcatgcacaaaatgaacatgaattaaTTGCtgaatcttttaaaaatacaaggaaaatgaaaagtaaggataataaaaagacaaagaatgacatcacagcctACTGTAATGAGTAGAGGACAATGAATGAAAGATTTGAGTCTTCATATAACATTCAGAAGAAAGTCcaagaaaaacctgtaattacATTTAGAAGAAACCTATGATTAAAGTTTCACCATGAAGGACAACAAAGGCAACAAAAGGATCGCACTTACTTTCAGCAGCTGGGAATAAGACCCTGGGGAATTTAGAAGTCCAGCCAATGGTCCCAGCCAGCACGGATGTTGGCACTGGTTTCTGTGGGCTTGCCTATACTGCCTGTGCTGTTATAGGCTTCACGCCTGAACCACTTGTGACATCATCAACCCTCCAAATATAGCCCACAGTTTCTATCAGCGGAGATGATTTCCATCAGCGGAGATGGGGCCTCACTTCAAGAATCCGGAGATGCGGCATGGGTCAAACACGCCACCCGTGGCGTCGTCATCGTCGCCAtcgtcatcatcgtcgtcaCTGCCATCgtcaacagcagcagcttcatCCCAGTGGTCAGGGTGGCTGGCTGTAAACCCACTGGGACAAACTCAGCCAGACACAGCTAAAACCCTAACCTTCAATGATGGGGTAAGTTTCAGAAGGAGTTTTGGGCATACCTGAGCATGTCCTACTTGCGGACTTACTCAGTTTTACCTGGGGAATGTGTTTTTATACAATGTCTGGCCTCATTGCTCCTCTTTTGATGACTTTTTGTGATttggaaacattaaaaatgaggaaatggtGCACATTTTGTACATGGTAGTTGAGCAAAGCTCAAACATATAGAGAACatagagaaacacagagaaattcTCTCTGTCAGTTGGATCACAGTGTTTTATGAATACAAAGTCCCCACAAATAATCTGAATCCTTGGGCAGTTGTGTCTTACGCTGTACGTACTCCaacaacaccaaaacacactCCATTAGTAGAGGTTTATCAATAACAAGTGTCTCTCAAGTCTACAAAAAGCTTCTGCTTCAACTGAATTTTATAATGCACATATGAGCAACTAACCAAATAACATTACCCATCTCCTCTACTTTTCAACTCTGCTGAACTTTAACTGCTGTCCTATCTTTTGCTACCTCCATGTATTCAATTTTGGAAGCAAAGTAAACCATTAGACAGCAGTATTTTCTGCAGAGAGGCCCTGTTCAATCTTTACAAGTTTGGCTGTATTAGTGGAGTCTTTAAACACAGGTTTGCATAAGGAGACAACAGGTCTGTGCCGATGACATCTCAGCACCAGTATTTCAGATGGATTTCCTGTCTGAGTCCACAGTGTCTCCTTCAGGCCGCGCATTCAGCTAAATAAACCCCTGCTGGTCGCCACATCACCTCACCCTTCAATTCAACAccacttgctttttttttctcacagaatgTTTCCAAGGCAGTAGGAATattacttttttgcttttgctgttgaTGTCATGATTTAAATATGGATTcctttacattttgtgttattattattattattatcattattattattattacaatttgTATTAATTCTTTTTTAGCTcgttaaaatatatgtaaaatgggacatgtttgtttcattccatttttcaaTACTATTTCAAAAAACatgatgtatatttttatatgaacCTGCATTAACATGAAATGTAGTTAGAGCAACAGGAAGCGTCCAGTTAATGATCCAAACAAGGAAAGGTCagatgagaatgagaaagagacagaggggaagggggagagataAGAAGAAGACTGTTGAGGAGTAAGGGATGGAGATTCCCAGTCAATGCTGTATTGATTCCTGACACTTCACAAAAAAGTAAAGTCATTAGAGAGTGATGAAAAAGCATTAACTGTAGTCATAAAcaagagaaaacactgaaagtgtaaaatatttgaaacaatCACACCagactgcattttttcccatcTTTACAGCACAGAAGAGAAATTCCCACACTTGCTTCATTCTGGCCTTTAAGGTCTGCATTCAGCCACCGCCTGCTTTTGATATAGACTGAGAATGGGATCTGTGCGTTGTGTAACTCAAACTCAAAGACAGCGTCATACCCTTTAAATCCTTCACAATCAATTTCCATGtatgttttctcattttatcatGCTGTAAATAAGGATGGGGAGGTGATTATTGCAAAGCCAAACCGTTAGGCTGGAGGAGAggccatttttaatgaaacacattcTCATCGAGATGCCAACAGCTCCAGGGCCTGTTGTAATTGGATGCGCTGTGCTTGCCCTCTGAACCTGGACTTTTGGAGTCCTATGGGGTCAGTGGAGCGTTACTTTGGAGATAGAGAGGCAGGGAGTAGGAAATTAGGATAATGAGCCCATGGCATCACTGATAATGAGGTAGGCACTCTTCACTactgcagctgggggggggggggggggtggttttcCATTGCACATGTCTTACCTGTTACAGAAAGAGTGATTATCcactgtgtatgtctgtacTGATATTATGGGAAGAGTGATTatccactctctgtctctgtactgcTGTTAGGGAAAGAGTGATTATCCATTACCGATGTCTGTACTGATGTTAGGGAAAGAGTGATtatcctctctctgtgtctgtactgatattagagaaagagggattatcctctgtctgtgtctgtactgaTGTTAGGGAGTGCTTATCCACTGTCTGCATCTGTACTGATATTAGAGAAAGAGTGATTATCCACTGTGTCTGTACTGATGTTAGGGAAAGAGGGCTTAtccactgtctgtgtctgtactgatgttagagaaagagggattatcctctctctgcatctgtaCTGATGTTAGGGAGTGATTATCCACTGTCTGGGTCTGTACTGATGTTATAGAAAGAGTGATCATCCACTGTCCATGTCTGTCAGCTACGAGCAATGGAGTTCTGctacctctgtctctgtacagAATAGCATGTTTGATTTCAGCCATCCTTCAACAGAAAAAGAACTAGATGGACATTCAAAAGCATGAGCTACAAAGGATGTGTTATAGTCCATAAACGtccattttgtatgtttttcacAAAGAACATCAGACAATAAATTCTCCTCTGAAATGTTACTATGGCGGTTACAAACACCACATTTGAATGCCATTGCTTTTGTCAGTCCTGCCATGTTCTAGGTTTCTGTCAGATGCAGAGAGAATCACTGAAGATACAATTAGGAAACTGTACAGAGCAATGCTACTTGAATAAAAAACTCCATCTCCCCCTGTGGTGTGTATCAAAGAGTTTCCTCCATCAGAGACAAGCTGCTGCACAGCTACCTTGCATCTGAACAAAAGCTTGAATGTGCCTGGATGAACAACCACCAGGGACAATTGCAACCAGTGTCCTAATATGGTGCAGGATATGTTTTCCCTGATTTTGTAAGCtgtaaaacatctttttttttgcttggaaTGTCCTTGTTTGGGGATcaaaagaaagagtgaaaaataCTTTGACACAAATATTTGATTCACACCAGTGTGGATTAGCctataataaaatgttatataatcATTGTAAAATCACACTCCAAAGCACCCCTTGTCTCAACGTGTTAGGAATTGAAACCACAGCAGATTCAAGAGAAATGGAGACAGACTGAAATGGCTTTGGTGGCAGGAATCATATTTGGCTGGTTAATTTCATACAGTTAATATCATATTTGGCTAGTTAAATGTGGACGGCCTTTTACATTTATGATGGATTGGGATGGTTTAATACATTAAATAACTTATAAGCGAGGTCAGCTGCATTATTGAATTGATGATTGCTCTTTTTTGACAAGTTAGAACAGTAGAGTTGCCAGGTGCGAGCAAATAAACGTATAAATGACAGATTTCTCCAGCATTGTCAGGACAGCCCtccattttgacatttgacTAATGTCagtttaatgttaaaagcatttACTTCATGTGGTTAGTTGGATTTAGCTGTGCAGTTTGAGAATACTGGAAACCACAAGTGATTACTGctaatgttttgatttttaattgctctgtagttgttttgtgtgtttttgaagcTCACCTGTGGTTATTAGGGAGTAACTAAGCcatgttgctgtgtttgcatgATCACACTGTCGTGAGCTGAAATGCATTGGTGTTTTTCCAACTTTTAATTTGCTAAATGGGCAGTCCGGATTAATTAaggtatttttattaaattactagaaggattttttttcatccagatCAAACATGCCCCCTCcattataaatacaaatacatcgATACAATCAGAATCAAAAAAACCTATAATCTAATGTATCTATTCTACAAGTGTGGAGGAGGACCCCTTGGGCAGCATATACAATTTAGACAGGTTATAAAGTCAACCAGTACATTGGACATGTTGCTAAAATCCATGTCATGGTTATAGCCACATGACCTCAATGGGCCACTTTATGAACTCTGTTATTCCGCAAAACCCAAACTGGATTTCCAAATCAGAATTGCATCCCGTTCCCTTTCCTAGTTACTGTGATACGAAATGTCGTTACCCTatcctttttcttttacacAGAACCACATAAGTAAATGAATAcctaacagtaacagcagcccCCCATACACTAGCTTGGTGTATTTTACCTCAATGCCATCCATTGAGAGCCAGCACCCAAACCAACCTGGTGTAATCAATTTGCTCTATTCTTTTCTTACTTTTAAAAAAGtccacaatgaaatatttaattactgaagacctctttatttaaaaagaatgttTAGAAAAGAAATATGTTGTGTAAGAATCTCTGCATAATAGCTCACTCTCAGCAGTGGATTGTGGGAGGTGTTCCTGGTCCTCTGTTTGTTCTGTAGCTTGGCCTTtggctgcttctctgtgtgcaggtgcTCAGAGAGTCTCCTTCAGCTCAGCCTAAGCAGTGAGCTATTCTGTTCTCCTACACCCCTGCCCCTTCAGGAACTAACCATTGGTCTAACCGCCACTTCTAGAACTGCCTAATCCTGATCTAATCTCCATTCTGATTGCTCTGATTCCCCCATCTAAAACTGCCCTTTGGTCTGATCCCAACATCTAGAAGTGCCCTTTGGTCTGTAATTTCTTTGAGAACTGGCCACTGTTCAGATTCCCCTTTCTAGAACTACCCACCGGTATAGTCCCCCTTTTGGAATTGCTCATTGGTTTAGGCTACTATCCTGCACCCACCACTCCTTCTTGAACTGTCCACTGGTCTTCCCCCCCTTTATGACTGCTCATTGGACTGTCCCCCCGCCCTTTTAGAACTGCCCATTGGTTTGGTCTGCAGCCTTGTCCgcctccttttctttctggtTTGGAAGTAGCTCCAAGCAAGTCTGCTTTGTGGCTGGGTCTGCCGCTTTAGCCTTCTCCCTGTTAAACTGCCTCTTCAACAGCACAATCACCGCGAATATGAAGAAGTAGGCAGGGCCACTGAGGCATGTGATCAGCCCCAGGAATATCACCCTGGAGCCACAAAGAGAAACCAGAATACAACATCAGGGAAACGTCTGCATTGCGTTACATAGCAATTTCTGCTTGTTGTCATGTCTTCTCACTCAAAAACCAGATTGTTCTCTCATTTTCAACTTACCATGTTCCAACTTTGTTCACACCAGCTCAAATATTACCACCTCTTATTGTATACAAGCCAGTATTTTACACATGAATAAACATTCTCCCTTCCTCACAGCACACAACTGTCCACTCCAGTCTCCCTCAGTCACACACTCCTGTACAGATCAGTCTCCTTGACAGACGCTCACCTGAACATATCAACGTCATACATCCGACATGCTCCCCTACCCCCACATTTCTTGACCCCCCATTTCAGACAGGTGGTGTCGATCAAAGCACCAAAGTACACCGGAGCTGGAATTCCACCTGCGACAGAACCAGTTGATTTTGTGTTACGCAAATAGAAATGATGTACAGAATTTCTAATATAATCATTAATATATCaatattaattgattaattgtcATTAtataaatgatgataatataatattgatataacatttatatatattaaaacaaGGGTCATATTGCTTTTTATAGTAACATCATGTCCACCCAGCTCAAATATCAAGGACAGAAACACTCAGACATGTTCCCTGTGATACCCGAATGAAATGATGTCACGTACCCAGAGTTCTCATCACCAGGGTCTGGATGCCCAGGGCCAGGGACTTCAACTCAGGTGCGATGCACCTGAAAGGAGAAACTCACAAGCTGTTAAAACTGTGTACTTCCAGCTGTCTCTCGCCAATTCAACCATGCTCAATTAATTATTTCCCAACGTAAGTATGCTCTACTGACCATTCTCCCAATACTTCCCTGTTAGACTACGCCCCACCCCAACCCAAATTCCTTGGGGGCTCCTGATCCATAGGGGCCAGAGGTCACTCACACAGCTGATTGTCAGTTTCGCTACTGTAAATTTGCAGTCCTGCAGGCTTTAAAGTTTCCTTTGGGTCAGCACTGGATTCACAACTTTAACTTACTTCCTTTCCAAAAAGCTTCATAACCATGTGCCCTGGGCACGCTGACCGCATAATGACCGTGTACCTCTGAGGGGCTAATGCTATGAACACCACGCACCCCAAGCTGACTGACTGTAAGATGACTGTGTACCCCTGGCGGACTGACCGTATGATGACCATGTATCCCGGCGTAGTCCCGAGGGAGTTGATGAAGGAGCTAAGAACAGACACGACCATGTAAATGGTGAAGCTGTGCCCGCAGGCTGGACTGCGAGGACACTGGCCCAGAGACACGGAGAGACTGCCCGAGTCAGGAGGATatgacagcacacagctgcagttGTGAAAGACCTTCAgttgaaatacaaaataaaagccGAAAATCAACAACGAATAATGGATGTCTGGCGAATCACGAATGAATGGAATATTGACCATTTTTTATGAGGAAGCCTCATTTCCACGTCTGCAGGATGCTCCGTCTACAGGCGCTCATTGAGTCTATGCTTTCCAGTCACCACTTTTTATGTTAGGAAAGTGATTTGATTTATCACTCTCTTTGTACTTGAATTGTGGATGGATCATCGTGGTTGGACCTATAAAGCACAAAGATACCCTGTCTGTACTAATTATTGGTATTTACTCTGCCTTGCAGTACccaatgtatttttacattgtgaTACTCCTCTACTCTCCTCAATAAACCACATTTGAATGGAACCTGTTTGAACTCTGATAGACACCTCACAAGCACGGATTCTTAAACAAATATCTAAAAGACGTTCAGACgtgggtttttattttcaagctCAGTGCCCCAGTTCAGAGCATATGTTCTCAACCATGACCTTGATGAACCATGCTTTCTGTCCACAGTACCATACAGAATATAAGTAGCACTGTACCGTATTTTTCCCTGTTCCAGATGAACTGGTGCAGCCCGCCAAGCATGGAGACATGTAAGTGATCCCGTTGTCAGAGCACACAGGGTCCCACTCTCCCACAGAGCAGGAACAGCCACTGTTGCACTCTGAAAACAATGTATGGGCCTCATATGAGATTCCTGGGGTCCTGAAAGATATAGAACGATATACTAGTGAATTATGGTTACGCATTCCATTGGATTTGTTAGTAGATATataaagaaaatgcatcatACCATTAAAGCTGAGTATCTTGTGTATTTGAATGGTGGTTAGAGTGAGGGTTCTCTGATTTGTTGTCTTGAGTTGATAAAGGTTTCACGTGATCAGGGATAGAATCTAGCTTAAGTATTCAGAcagcaaacatttgttttcaggtgCATCAGGTGTAGTGGAATGCTACCGTGGTGATGATCATGTCAGTCCAAAGTCTTTTATTCCAAGAGACTGAGACAGACTGAGGCTGTTAGTAAGGTGCTGTCAATATGTATCAAGCGGTATTCAGTACAACAAAAAATTACTTCAGTAGATACAAACCTCCATACAATCAACATGTGAAGGTTGCGTGTAATGTGGTTACAACAGTACTTTTAGCtggcttggagtctgacaaAGGGATTGTACCTGGCTGTACACTGAGGTTGTTGATCCTTTATGTGGACATCATAATCAGGAAAGAAAAttggggagatggggtgggggaggtaTGCTGTAAACAGCTGACTCGAAGAGAAAGTGGTGCATGGGATTTTTTTGTGGTCATGGACAGGATGGATTTGTCTATGTTTGGTTAATTGTGTAGGAATTGTCTGGAAtttctcctcctgaatcttcatttggaacttcaattaaaaaaaaatattttaaaagaaggaAGTCAGTTACAGGTCAGTCCATGTGTTTATGCCATTATATAATTTGTAAATGGACAAAAGAAATAGGGTATGAACCTCTGGCAGGAGACAGTGAGTATAATACTCTCTCCTTAGAGTGTGTAGgagtaggagtgtgtgtgtgtgtgtgtgtgtgtttggtactTACCCATTGTAGGACACAGTCAGTCCTGCCACTTGCGAGTTCTCACATTTAATTCCATGCTGTGGGAGGAGTAGGAGGTATGACAGGAAGGATGTCCCAAAAGAAAGCTGGGCCCCAGACACCACACTGAGCTTATACCTCCTCATCAGCAACCCTCCCAGAAATATCCCTATGGCAACCGCGGGCAGATTCAACACGCCTGCAAGGAACAGAGGAAACACAATGGAAGTCCTCAAGTACTATTCACACTCAATTGGTCAATTCACTGTTCAGGAATGTTAGGAGATCATTTAACCATGGCTATTTCATCTGAGGTTCAACAGGAAAATGACATTACTGTGGAGAGCTGAGGAATATTCCGGAACAAGCCATAAGCAGCCTGTACCTATTAGGGAGTTGAATagacagaaacagggagagagagagagacatcacaCCTTTACATTGATCAGACCTAATCCCCTTCCCACTGTCTGACCAGGGGAATTGGTATCCTTTCTTCACACTTACCGATGAGGAAGTTAGCTTGTGCTGCTGACTGGCCAAACTGCTGCTCCATGTACTTGGCTTTGAAAGTGATGAGTCCAATGAAGGAGTTGAACTTCAGGATGCTTccacacagaagcagaaagtAGGCTGGTGTGCCCAAAAGCTTTTTCAGGGCGGGCAGGAAACCTGTGTCAGAACCAGAAGGACttatacagtacaaatacacatttgaGTGAAGGAGCTTGACATTGTATTGTAGAGGGACACTGATCATGTGTAAGTCAGTGTAACTTAACACAGAAGTGCTGACGGCAGATAAAGTCCAGAGCTGGTGTAAAAGTACTTTACAAGTGTAACTatggacttcatttcccatgtaCTGAGCTCCCCTCTGGCTGGAATAGGAAATACCATCACTGAAGTGGGAGCagaaaagaaatttaaatgaaaaaaaaatttaaaaagtcattagggaggaaaataaaacaggaaaaacggATGGAAGAGAAGACtaaactaaataataaaatgaagaggaaagagCAGAGGAAGGGTGGTGGGAGGAGAAAGGTGAAGGCAGCTTGCCTTTCGCGATGTCGGTCAGCTTCATGGTGTGGGGGCTGGAGTGATCTGGCTGATCCTGGTGGCTCAGCGGCTCCCTCTGCCCCTTGCCCTGTCTGGGCAGAGACTTGGGAAAGAACCAGAATGGGAGGCCTGCTAGAAGCATGATGGCCGAGGACACCAGGAAGCCCAGCCACCAGGCCCCGACCCAGCGCGCGTCCTTAGGAGTGATCGTTACACTGTCTGCAAGAGACAAGCTTCTGTACCAGGCACAAATGTATGCGCATGTACAAGCACACATACTTAAATGCTCAAaagccctcacacacacaagtgtgtgcaCAAGCTGTCTTTCactacctctctctgtctctcacaaacatatgcacataccTCTGAAACCACCACTGATGCATTTGCAGCAATACATATTTGTGCTGAggtttttttcatataatttttttttttccaggaatggTTACCTCCAATCTGTTGTCTTGACCCCACCTTGCAAGTACAGCAGTAAGTAAGACCCCAGGATCATGTGTAATGCTATCATCTATAGAAAAAGTCTAACTATAGAGACAAAGGGATCGCTGGAGTAACTGGTGCAACATGACACTTCCTTACATTTCACAGG
The sequence above is a segment of the Megalops cyprinoides isolate fMegCyp1 chromosome 23, fMegCyp1.pri, whole genome shotgun sequence genome. Coding sequences within it:
- the LOC118770068 gene encoding islet amyloid polypeptide yields the protein MRNHKLPALLLALSLVLRCVTAAPNNRYTASSSEQADVRPEREGWPVPGISKNSFPNLAGMLSHIEGLPTAVKSHHLQKRKCNTATCVTQRLADFLIRSSNTMGPVYAPTNVGSNTYGKRDRLQPAGYMPL
- the LOC118770214 gene encoding solute carrier organic anion transporter family member 1C1-like, which gives rise to MTEPAGEADEKLTSQEALCATDTKATKAPCCSTLKMFIVALSFAYFSKTLSGSYMKSSITQIERRFDLSSSLIGLIDGSFEMGNLLFLATVSHFGAKMHRPKLIGAGCLLMAIGSGLTGLPHFFMGRYKYDTSIQSSMNENISISPCLDPNAQEIPLKPSLDIEKGTIHTCCKKDSQSNMWIYVFLGNALRGIGETPVTPLGISYIDDFAKPENSAFYIACLQTIGLLGPMFGFSLGSMCARLYVDFGFINVDSVTITPKDARWVGAWWLGFLVSSAIMLLAGLPFWFFPKSLPRQGKGQREPLSHQDQPDHSSPHTMKLTDIAKGFLPALKKLLGTPAYFLLLCGSILKFNSFIGLITFKAKYMEQQFGQSAAQANFLIGVLNLPAVAIGIFLGGLLMRRYKLSVVSGAQLSFGTSFLSYLLLLPQHGIKCENSQVAGLTVSYNGTPGISYEAHTLFSECNSGCSCSVGEWDPVCSDNGITYMSPCLAGCTSSSGTGKNTVFHNCSCVLSYPPDSGSLSVSLGQCPRSPACGHSFTIYMVVSVLSSFINSLGTTPGYMVIIRCIAPELKSLALGIQTLVMRTLGGIPAPVYFGALIDTTCLKWGVKKCGGRGACRMYDVDMFRVIFLGLITCLSGPAYFFIFAVIVLLKRQFNREKAKAADPATKQTCLELLPNQKEKEADKAADQTNGQF